The genomic DNA CGCAATAGGAATCTATCTAATGGAAGCAAATAAGTTAGTACTGGTAATCTGCCAATCAATTCAGGAATCAAACCATACTTCTTGATGTCTTTTGGCATAACATATGAGAAACTTCTAGAATGATTTTCTTTTTTTATGTTCTTTTTTTTGCGAGAGAAACCTAAAGAATGCTGGCTAGTTCTACTTTCAATAATCTTATCCATTCCTGAAAAAGCACCACCGCAAATAAATAAAATATTTTTAGTATTTACTTTAATATATTTTTGATCTGGATGTTTTCGGCCTCCTTGGGGTGGAACATTAACAATAGAGCCCTCCATTAATTTTAATAATGCTTGTTGAACTCCTTCACCTGAAACATCTCTAGTAATCGAGGGATTATCATTTTTTCTAGCAATCTTATCAATTTCATCAATAAAAACAATACCTCTTTCTGCATCAGTCACATCATAATTTGCGACTTGAAGCAACCTAGTTAATAATGATTCAACATCCTCTCCCACATATCCAGCCTCAGTCATGGAGGTTGCATCTACAATACAAAATGGCACATTTAACATTTTAGCAATAGTACGTGCAAAGAGTGTTTTACCTGTTCCAGTGTCTCCTAAAATTAAAATATTAGATTTATCTAATTCAAGATCATCA from Flavobacteriales bacterium TMED191 includes the following:
- the clpX gene encoding ATP-dependent Clp protease ATP-binding subunit ClpX codes for the protein MAKQIVETCAFCNKKKADVNILITGNSGNICDVCVSKANRIIEEEKTLNYNEKIKQDFKLFKPLEINKYLDQYIIGQSYAKKVLSVAVYNHYKRVLSNIDDLELDKSNILILGDTGTGKTLFARTIAKMLNVPFCIVDATSMTEAGYVGEDVESLLTRLLQVANYDVTDAERGIVFIDEIDKIARKNDNPSITRDVSGEGVQQALLKLMEGSIVNVPPQGGRKHPDQKYIKVNTKNILFICGGAFSGMDKIIESRTSQHSLGFSRKKKNIKKENHSRSFSYVMPKDIKKYGLIPELIGRLPVLTYLLPLDRFLLRKILLEPKNAVIKQYEKLFEMDNIELSIHPKVFDMIVGYAYDFGLGARGLRSICEKLFLDALYSLPKNDAKKRVLKIDLKYAKEQLKDLELNSLKSAS